The Paenibacillus sp. FSL R7-0204 genome includes a region encoding these proteins:
- the iolD gene encoding 3D-(3,5/4)-trihydroxycyclohexane-1,2-dione acylhydrolase (decyclizing), whose amino-acid sequence MERIRLTTAQALVKFLNQQYVDYGGGPERFVHGVFTVFGHGNVLGLGQALQEAPGELTVYQGRNEQGMVHAATAFAKQSRRRKIMACTASVGPGAANMLTAAATATANQIPVLLLPGDTFATRQPDPVLQQMEHTYNLSITVNDAFKAVSKYWDRVTRPEQLMSAMLNAMRVLTDPGDTGAVTIALPQDVQGEAWEYPADFFRKRIHRVIARLPHPQEIAAAAELIASKQRPLLVCGGGVRYGDAGAALRAFAEKFAIPFGETQAGKSAVASSFEYNLGGIGVTGNGCANALAPEADLVIGVGTRFTDFTTASKSLFSHPEVEFLTLNASPYHAAKLDALAVVCDAAEGLNALAAALEERGYRSAYTGEIAQAKKSWAAERERLAGVEYPGSAGITGPAGGAPEESGADRAAEEFTPEVAGHLDEKLPEYAEVLGTSLTQTQVLGIINEAIPQDAIVIGAAGSLPGDMQRMWNSEVPDTYHMEYGFSCMGYEIAGALGIKLAEPGREVYALVGDGSYQMLHSELVTSLQENRKINVLLLDNAGFGCINNLQMEQGMDSMATEFRHRGTDGQLSGELMRIDYAASAAGYGVQTFRASTVGELHTALAAARQSERSTLIDIKVLPKTMTHGYGAWWNVGVAEVSGKEAVQEAYDRKHSGLKKARSY is encoded by the coding sequence GTGGAACGTATCCGATTAACTACAGCGCAGGCGCTGGTTAAATTTCTGAATCAGCAGTATGTGGATTACGGCGGCGGGCCGGAACGCTTCGTGCACGGGGTATTCACCGTGTTCGGGCATGGCAATGTACTTGGATTGGGGCAAGCCTTGCAGGAAGCGCCGGGTGAACTGACCGTCTACCAGGGACGCAATGAGCAAGGGATGGTTCACGCGGCAACCGCATTCGCCAAGCAGAGCCGCAGACGGAAGATTATGGCCTGCACCGCTTCAGTAGGGCCGGGAGCTGCTAATATGCTGACGGCTGCTGCAACAGCAACGGCGAATCAGATTCCTGTGCTGCTGCTGCCGGGAGATACCTTCGCTACCCGCCAGCCGGACCCGGTGCTCCAGCAGATGGAGCATACGTATAACTTGTCGATCACGGTCAATGACGCCTTCAAGGCAGTCAGCAAATACTGGGACCGGGTGACCCGGCCGGAGCAGCTGATGTCGGCCATGCTGAACGCGATGCGGGTGTTGACTGATCCGGGAGATACCGGGGCGGTTACCATTGCGCTGCCGCAGGATGTGCAGGGCGAGGCCTGGGAGTACCCGGCTGATTTCTTCCGCAAGCGGATTCACCGGGTCATCGCCCGGCTGCCTCACCCGCAGGAGATTGCGGCTGCGGCTGAACTGATCGCCAGCAAGCAGCGGCCGCTGTTGGTCTGTGGCGGAGGTGTCCGGTATGGGGATGCCGGAGCGGCGCTGCGCGCTTTTGCCGAGAAATTCGCCATTCCGTTCGGAGAGACCCAGGCCGGCAAAAGCGCCGTAGCCAGCAGCTTCGAGTACAACCTCGGCGGCATCGGCGTTACCGGCAACGGCTGCGCGAATGCGCTGGCCCCGGAGGCTGATCTGGTGATCGGCGTCGGTACCCGGTTTACGGATTTCACCACCGCCTCGAAGAGTCTGTTCAGTCATCCCGAGGTGGAGTTCCTGACGCTGAACGCTTCGCCATATCATGCGGCTAAGCTGGATGCGCTGGCGGTGGTCTGCGATGCTGCCGAAGGCTTGAACGCCTTAGCCGCAGCGCTGGAAGAGCGGGGATACCGCTCTGCATATACGGGTGAGATCGCCCAGGCGAAGAAGTCGTGGGCTGCGGAGAGAGAACGCTTAGCTGGCGTGGAGTATCCGGGGAGTGCCGGGATTACCGGGCCAGCGGGCGGCGCACCAGAGGAGAGCGGAGCAGACCGGGCGGCCGAAGAGTTCACCCCCGAAGTAGCCGGACATCTCGATGAGAAGCTCCCGGAATATGCAGAGGTGCTAGGCACTTCGCTGACCCAGACGCAGGTGCTGGGGATTATTAATGAAGCTATTCCGCAGGATGCGATTGTCATTGGAGCGGCGGGCAGTCTGCCGGGAGATATGCAGCGGATGTGGAACTCGGAGGTGCCGGATACCTATCATATGGAATACGGCTTCTCGTGTATGGGCTATGAGATTGCTGGAGCGCTGGGCATCAAGCTGGCTGAGCCGGGGCGTGAAGTCTATGCGCTGGTCGGGGACGGCAGCTACCAGATGCTGCATTCTGAGCTGGTAACCAGCCTGCAGGAGAACCGGAAGATCAACGTCCTTCTGCTGGATAATGCAGGCTTCGGCTGCATTAATAATCTGCAGATGGAGCAGGGAATGGACAGCATGGCCACAGAGTTCCGCCACCGGGGTACGGACGGCCAGCTCAGCGGTGAGCTGATGCGGATCGACTATGCGGCGAGTGCGGCCGGTTATGGGGTACAGACCTTCCGTGCGTCAACAGTTGGGGAGCTTCACACGGCCCTGGCGGCGGCCCGCCAGTCGGAACGCTCCACGCTGATCGACATCAAAGTGCTGCCGAAGACGATGACCCACGGCTATGGTGCCTGGTGGAATGTCGGGGTTGCGGAAGTGTCCGGCAAGGAAGCGGTACAGGAGGCTTATGACCGGAAGCACAGCGGACTCAAGAAAGCCCGGAGCTACTAA
- a CDS encoding CoA-acylating methylmalonate-semialdehyde dehydrogenase — protein MTEQAAQVLKNYINGQWVTADTEQTEPVVNPATGELLGRTPLSGRADVDRAVAAAKAAFAGWSATPVPRRARILFKYQQLLVENWEPLAKIITLENGKSFKEAYGEVQRGIECVEFAAGAPTLMMGRQLPDIATGIESGMYRYPIGVVGGITPFNFPMMVPCWMFPLAIACGNTFVLKPSERTPLLAARLAELLEEAGLPNGVLNVVNGAHEVVNGLLEHPDVKAISFVGSQPVAEYVYKKGTDHLKRVQALAGAKNHSIVLADANLEASASQIVNAAFGSAGERCMACSVVTVQEEVADELISILLRECNSMTIGNGLEEDTFLGPVIRQGHKERTVSYIEQGIAEGAKLLRDGREDAAVQGEGYFIGPTLFDGVTEEMKIWQEEIFAPVLSVIRVKDVAQAVEIANRSRFANGACIFTNDGGKVRYFREHIESGMLGVNVGVPAPMAFFPFSGWKDSFYGDLHANGSDGVEFYTRKKVVTARWQ, from the coding sequence ATGACAGAGCAAGCGGCACAAGTACTCAAAAATTATATCAATGGGCAATGGGTAACAGCGGATACGGAGCAGACGGAGCCGGTAGTGAATCCGGCCACAGGTGAGCTGCTGGGCAGAACGCCTTTATCCGGCAGAGCTGATGTAGACCGGGCGGTGGCGGCGGCTAAGGCAGCTTTTGCAGGCTGGTCCGCAACACCGGTGCCGCGCAGAGCACGGATTCTGTTCAAATATCAGCAGTTGCTAGTAGAGAATTGGGAGCCATTGGCGAAGATCATCACCCTGGAGAACGGCAAAAGCTTCAAAGAAGCCTACGGCGAGGTCCAACGCGGCATTGAATGCGTAGAATTCGCAGCAGGTGCTCCGACACTGATGATGGGCCGGCAGCTGCCGGATATTGCGACTGGCATTGAGTCAGGCATGTACCGCTATCCGATTGGAGTGGTTGGCGGGATTACCCCGTTCAATTTCCCGATGATGGTGCCTTGCTGGATGTTCCCGCTGGCGATTGCCTGCGGCAACACCTTTGTGCTGAAGCCTTCGGAGCGTACACCGCTGCTGGCGGCCCGCCTTGCGGAGCTGCTGGAGGAAGCCGGACTGCCTAACGGTGTGCTGAATGTGGTGAACGGCGCGCATGAGGTGGTGAACGGGCTGCTGGAGCACCCGGATGTGAAGGCGATTTCTTTTGTCGGATCGCAGCCGGTGGCGGAATATGTATACAAAAAAGGAACGGACCATCTCAAGCGCGTTCAGGCGCTGGCCGGAGCGAAGAACCACTCCATCGTATTGGCGGACGCGAACCTGGAGGCTTCGGCCTCCCAGATTGTGAATGCGGCCTTCGGCTCTGCCGGGGAACGCTGCATGGCCTGCTCGGTGGTAACGGTGCAGGAGGAAGTCGCTGATGAGCTGATCTCGATTCTGTTGCGGGAGTGCAACAGCATGACCATCGGGAATGGGCTGGAAGAGGATACGTTCCTGGGGCCGGTGATCCGTCAAGGCCATAAAGAGCGTACTGTTAGCTACATTGAACAGGGCATCGCCGAAGGCGCGAAGCTGCTCAGGGATGGCCGTGAGGATGCGGCGGTGCAGGGAGAAGGTTATTTCATCGGACCTACGTTGTTCGACGGGGTGACGGAGGAGATGAAGATCTGGCAGGAGGAGATTTTTGCGCCGGTGCTGTCGGTGATCCGGGTGAAGGATGTGGCTCAGGCGGTGGAGATTGCGAATCGCTCGCGGTTTGCGAATGGTGCTTGTATATTCACGAATGATGGCGGTAAAGTCCGTTACTTCCGCGAACATATCGAGTCCGGCATGCTGGGAGTCAATGTTGGAGTGCCTGCACCGATGGCCTTCTTCCCGTTCTCAGGCTGGAAGGATTCGTTCTACGGCGATCTTCATGCGAACGGAAGCGACGGGGTAGAATTCTATACGCGCAAAAAAGTCGTCACTGCCCGCTGGCAGTAG
- the iolC gene encoding 5-dehydro-2-deoxygluconokinase, which yields MNGLQFDPDRRLDVVAVGRLCIDLNANETGRPMEETMTFTKYVGGSPANIIIGAARLGMRTGFIGKLADDQMGRFIRSYLRKDGIDDSQVCVDRTGAVTGLAFTEIKSPQECSILMYRDHVADLLLNTEEISEEYIASSKALLISGTALAQSPSREAVFLALEFARKHNVTVFFDLDYRPYTWTSAAETAVYYNLAAEKSHCIIGTREEFDMMENLYNLAGADDQATAARWFSHQAELVVIKHGGSGSIGYTADGQSHRSGIFPAKVLKTFGAGDSYASAFIHALMSGHTVSEAMRRGSASASIVISRHSCSDAMPTLAELEEFLRTNEEVTARAQ from the coding sequence ATGAACGGTTTACAGTTCGACCCTGACCGGCGGCTGGATGTAGTTGCTGTTGGCCGGTTGTGTATTGATTTGAACGCCAATGAGACCGGGCGGCCGATGGAAGAGACGATGACCTTCACCAAATATGTCGGCGGCTCTCCGGCCAATATTATTATCGGTGCAGCTCGGCTCGGCATGCGTACCGGCTTCATCGGCAAGCTGGCCGACGACCAGATGGGCCGGTTCATCCGCAGCTATCTGCGCAAGGATGGCATTGACGACAGTCAGGTCTGCGTGGACCGGACGGGTGCGGTGACGGGGCTGGCTTTTACAGAAATTAAGAGCCCGCAGGAATGCAGCATTCTAATGTACCGCGACCATGTGGCCGATCTGCTGCTGAACACGGAGGAGATCTCAGAAGAGTACATCGCCAGCTCCAAGGCGCTGCTCATCTCCGGCACGGCGCTGGCGCAGAGTCCTTCCCGCGAAGCGGTGTTCCTGGCGCTGGAATTCGCCCGCAAGCATAACGTGACCGTGTTCTTCGATCTCGATTACCGCCCTTATACCTGGACATCAGCCGCTGAAACAGCGGTCTACTATAACCTCGCTGCCGAGAAAAGCCACTGCATCATCGGCACGCGCGAAGAATTCGACATGATGGAGAATTTGTATAATCTGGCTGGCGCTGATGATCAGGCCACCGCAGCCCGCTGGTTCTCGCATCAAGCAGAGCTGGTGGTCATTAAGCACGGAGGCAGCGGCTCGATCGGCTATACAGCGGATGGGCAGAGCCACCGGAGCGGGATTTTCCCGGCTAAGGTCCTCAAGACGTTCGGCGCAGGCGATTCCTATGCGTCAGCCTTCATCCACGCTCTGATGAGCGGGCACACTGTCAGTGAGGCGATGCGGCGCGGCAGTGCTTCGGCATCCATTGTCATCTCCCGCCACAGCTGCTCCGATGCTATGCCAACCCTGGCGGAGCTGGAGGAATTCCTGCGAACCAACGAGGAGGTTACAGCAAGGGCGCAATAA
- a CDS encoding LacI family DNA-binding transcriptional regulator — MKPTIYDVAREAGVSIATVSKVLNKSGRISDKTREKVGRVMEELNYQPSLVASALTSRRTGTIGLMIPDIANPFFAETARGIEDYAQEQGSDLIVCSTDRSDEKAARYISLLLRKRVDGLIIASHTGNPELIRGMVADHVPLVLFSADIRMLEGNSVTVDDYKGGYQATEYLLSLGHRRLGVISDNLPGSRLRVEGFLDALKAAGISFDNPANMIHTSATLENGRTAAAEMLNQAQGIRPTAIFGCNDLLAIGVLKEARSAGLSIPRDLSVVGFDNTMLAEICHPSLTSIAQPLREMTEQAMLLLNESISNPTSPKRKIMLMPELVIRNSTGPVPH; from the coding sequence ATGAAACCTACGATCTATGATGTGGCACGGGAAGCAGGCGTCTCTATCGCTACGGTGTCCAAGGTATTGAATAAGAGCGGCCGGATCAGCGACAAGACGCGGGAAAAGGTAGGGCGGGTCATGGAGGAGCTGAACTACCAGCCCAGTCTGGTAGCTTCTGCCCTGACCAGCCGCCGGACGGGTACCATCGGGCTGATGATCCCCGATATTGCCAATCCTTTTTTTGCGGAAACGGCCCGCGGCATCGAGGATTACGCCCAGGAGCAGGGCAGCGATTTAATCGTGTGCAGTACGGACCGCAGCGATGAGAAGGCGGCCCGGTACATCTCGCTGCTGCTGCGCAAACGGGTGGATGGCCTGATTATTGCCTCTCATACGGGGAATCCTGAGCTGATTCGCGGAATGGTGGCTGATCATGTGCCGCTCGTACTGTTCTCAGCCGATATCCGTATGCTGGAGGGCAACAGTGTCACCGTCGATGATTACAAGGGCGGCTATCAGGCTACAGAATATTTGCTGTCCCTCGGTCACCGCAGGCTGGGAGTGATCTCTGACAATCTGCCGGGGAGCAGGCTGCGGGTGGAAGGATTCTTGGATGCGCTGAAGGCGGCGGGGATTTCTTTTGACAATCCGGCGAATATGATCCACACCTCGGCAACGCTGGAGAACGGGCGTACGGCAGCGGCGGAGATGCTGAATCAGGCACAGGGCATACGTCCGACCGCCATCTTTGGCTGCAATGATCTACTGGCGATCGGGGTGCTAAAGGAGGCGCGCAGTGCCGGCCTGTCGATTCCCCGCGACCTGTCCGTAGTAGGCTTCGACAATACGATGCTGGCCGAAATCTGCCATCCCTCGCTGACCAGTATCGCCCAGCCTCTGCGCGAGATGACCGAACAGGCGATGCTTCTGCTGAATGAATCGATCAGTAACCCCACCAGCCCCAAGCGCAAAATCATGCTGATGCCCGAGCTGGTCATCCGCAATTCGACGGGGCCGGTTCCGCACTAA
- the iolB gene encoding 5-deoxy-glucuronate isomerase: protein MSDLLIKAGAPDKDGCIAAVSPESAGWKYVGFEVYQLQAGATLERDSEENEVCLVLLAGKADIEVDGERFADIGGRMSVFEDRAPYAVYVPAGAHYEVSALSELELAVCLAPGSGKYPARLITPSDAAIEDRGYGSMTRKVVNILPEHSVAESLLVVEVRTGGGNWSSYPPHKHDQDNLPAESYLEETYYHRVNPAHGFVVQRVYNDDRSLDETIAVPDRSIVLVPEGYHPVSAPPGYDSYYLNVMAGPVRTWVFHNDPDHEWLFKPGQSGSAAAAAAE from the coding sequence ATGTCTGATCTACTGATTAAGGCCGGAGCGCCTGATAAGGATGGCTGTATTGCTGCGGTCAGCCCCGAGAGTGCCGGATGGAAGTATGTCGGGTTCGAGGTGTACCAATTGCAGGCCGGAGCTACCCTGGAGCGTGATAGCGAAGAGAATGAAGTCTGTCTGGTACTGCTGGCGGGCAAAGCAGATATAGAGGTGGATGGCGAGCGGTTCGCCGATATCGGCGGACGCATGTCGGTCTTTGAAGATAGGGCTCCTTACGCTGTATATGTTCCGGCGGGAGCGCATTATGAGGTTAGCGCACTGTCAGAGCTGGAGCTTGCGGTCTGCCTTGCTCCGGGAAGCGGCAAATATCCTGCACGGCTGATTACCCCGTCAGATGCGGCGATCGAGGACCGTGGCTATGGCAGCATGACTCGCAAAGTCGTTAATATCCTGCCGGAACACAGCGTAGCCGAGAGCCTGCTGGTGGTCGAGGTGCGCACAGGCGGCGGCAATTGGTCCAGCTATCCGCCGCACAAGCATGACCAGGATAACCTGCCGGCGGAATCCTACCTGGAGGAGACGTACTATCACCGGGTCAATCCCGCCCACGGCTTCGTGGTGCAGCGGGTCTATAATGATGACCGCAGCCTCGACGAGACTATTGCTGTACCGGATAGGAGCATCGTGCTGGTGCCGGAGGGTTATCACCCTGTCTCTGCGCCGCCGGGATATGATTCTTATTATCTTAACGTCATGGCCGGACCGGTGCGCACATGGGTGTTCCACAATGATCCCGATCATGAGTGGCTGTTCAAGCCGGGACAGAGCGGGTCTGCGGCAGCGGCAGCAGCAGAGTGA
- the iolG gene encoding inositol 2-dehydrogenase gives MVKPIVVGIIGAGRIGRLHADNLRAMPSFKLKSIAEAMMSEELLAWAESRGLGSVFAAGEDILNDPEIEAVFICTPTDSHASWIERAAHAGKHIFCEKPISLSSEETQRALQAAEDAGVLLQVGFNRRMDPSFRKLKRLVQSGELGNPHIVKITSRDPQPPGEAYVRSSGGMFMDMTIHDFDMARYLVGSEVAEVYTRGANLIDPMFGRCGDVDTAVITLTFVNGAICVIDNSRQAVYGYDQRVEVFGTLGSATADNCRPTTVEVSTATSVTRDQPEHFFLERYNQAFMEEIVAFARSVRLQEPVICSGRDGEAAQLIAEAARESYLSGLPVKLSVTAAEAGFSELQAL, from the coding sequence ATGGTTAAACCGATTGTAGTTGGCATTATCGGCGCGGGAAGAATCGGCCGCCTCCACGCAGACAATCTGCGTGCGATGCCGTCGTTCAAGCTGAAGTCCATAGCTGAAGCTATGATGAGTGAGGAATTGCTGGCCTGGGCAGAGAGCAGGGGGCTTGGCTCTGTTTTTGCTGCGGGTGAAGATATACTGAATGATCCTGAGATTGAAGCGGTGTTCATCTGCACGCCAACCGATTCGCATGCGTCCTGGATTGAGCGGGCTGCGCACGCGGGCAAACATATCTTCTGTGAGAAGCCGATTAGCCTCTCCTCGGAAGAGACCCAGCGGGCTTTGCAGGCGGCAGAGGACGCTGGCGTGCTGCTGCAAGTCGGCTTCAACCGCCGGATGGACCCCAGCTTCCGCAAGCTGAAGCGGCTGGTTCAGTCCGGAGAGCTGGGGAATCCTCATATTGTGAAGATTACCTCACGTGACCCTCAGCCTCCCGGTGAAGCTTATGTACGTTCTTCCGGTGGGATGTTCATGGATATGACGATTCATGATTTCGATATGGCCCGTTATCTGGTAGGCAGTGAAGTGGCTGAGGTCTACACCCGGGGGGCGAACCTGATTGATCCGATGTTCGGCCGTTGCGGGGATGTGGACACCGCCGTCATTACATTGACGTTCGTGAACGGGGCGATCTGCGTGATCGACAACAGCCGGCAGGCCGTATATGGCTATGATCAACGGGTCGAGGTCTTCGGAACGCTGGGTTCGGCGACGGCAGACAACTGCCGCCCGACCACAGTGGAAGTATCCACCGCGACTTCGGTTACCCGCGATCAGCCGGAGCATTTCTTCCTGGAGCGCTATAACCAGGCATTTATGGAGGAGATTGTTGCGTTTGCCCGTTCAGTAAGGCTGCAGGAGCCGGTGATCTGCAGCGGCCGTGACGGCGAAGCCGCACAGCTCATTGCTGAAGCAGCCAGAGAATCGTATCTGAGCGGACTTCCCGTCAAGCTGTCTGTAACTGCTGCGGAAGCGGGATTTTCTGAACTGCAGGCCTTGTAA
- a CDS encoding alpha/beta hydrolase produces the protein MSKINFTESLLRVIISLIGLPFTWIQAALSRYLLYKYKAPGEKISVGSHHLHAMVTGSNTSNLPTILLEAGMGGCALDWSLVQPALAKHTKVLSYDRAGFGWSTKPISEPTCEGYVRDLRELLTQLELEPPYILVGHSYGGMIMRLFASKYPEEVSGIILVDSTHEQRFIESTFNQIRYEERLRHLRRLRMGYLLSPIGLPRLLKQPIGAKRLPPPVQHTVNTLGYRNNAYKAAYLESLCTIESALQLVESEPLIPELPIIVLSAGRQNEDWQQAQKKLLQLTAKTRQIVIENSWHSIQLYNPQAVVDSVLSLLRDNHRNQTDKLTSM, from the coding sequence ATGAGCAAAATTAATTTTACCGAAAGCCTTCTTCGAGTAATTATTTCTCTGATCGGACTTCCATTCACATGGATTCAAGCGGCTCTTTCCAGATACCTTCTGTATAAATATAAAGCTCCAGGAGAAAAGATTTCCGTTGGCTCACATCATCTCCATGCGATGGTTACCGGCAGCAACACAAGTAATCTTCCGACGATTCTATTAGAAGCAGGAATGGGCGGTTGTGCTCTGGATTGGTCGCTGGTTCAGCCCGCATTAGCCAAACATACCAAGGTCCTCTCCTATGACCGGGCCGGGTTCGGTTGGAGCACTAAGCCTATCAGTGAGCCGACTTGCGAAGGTTATGTTCGTGATTTGCGGGAATTATTAACGCAGCTTGAATTAGAACCCCCATACATCCTTGTAGGGCACTCCTATGGCGGAATGATCATGCGGCTGTTTGCTTCTAAGTATCCTGAAGAGGTCTCCGGGATTATTCTTGTGGACTCCACACATGAGCAAAGATTCATAGAGTCCACTTTTAATCAAATCAGATATGAAGAACGGCTGCGGCACCTGAGACGACTAAGAATGGGTTATCTTTTATCCCCTATTGGGTTGCCCCGTCTATTAAAACAACCTATTGGTGCCAAACGGCTGCCTCCACCAGTTCAACATACAGTGAATACACTCGGATATCGAAATAATGCGTATAAAGCGGCATATCTGGAATCTCTCTGCACTATAGAAAGTGCCCTCCAATTAGTAGAGTCAGAGCCTTTAATTCCGGAATTACCAATCATCGTATTATCTGCCGGAAGGCAGAATGAGGATTGGCAACAAGCACAGAAGAAGCTCCTCCAGTTAACCGCAAAAACCCGGCAGATCGTGATAGAAAACAGCTGGCATTCCATTCAACTGTATAATCCGCAGGCTGTCGTAGATTCGGTACTGAGTTTATTAAGAGATAATCACCGCAACCAAACAGACAAGCTGACGTCTATGTAA
- a CDS encoding alpha/beta hydrolase family protein, producing the protein MIGRFTRVLEGSPRLVISIFHPAIGGEPVKGIDLYAPCQAEAAKLLTEMGVDLDNLNIASVTTGGALAPKQEGYPVVLFSPGFGVERDMYLGLISKLVSKNYVVVTISAPHESVFTVFPDGSYLKQAPEMAELASSDYTSWSRLLHNRVQYINAVMNVLETLNCSDDAELAGLFDLDKIAVLGHSLGGAASLEAAKQDHRIKAAVLLDPSFHLIRREDVQSSVPVLLLRQEASAYREMAASMNETIASDYIDGQRYAFNSLNNAYFYRVKGAQHMSFSDIPLHYGDQHAIPVHAVTAEAATAFMEAVFCKGEVGRIFALQPGETVVPINAEGEPVGI; encoded by the coding sequence ATGATCGGGAGATTCACAAGAGTTCTGGAAGGAAGTCCCAGACTCGTTATTAGTATTTTTCATCCAGCCATCGGGGGAGAACCGGTGAAGGGTATCGACCTGTACGCACCTTGCCAGGCTGAGGCAGCTAAGCTTTTGACAGAGATGGGCGTTGATCTGGACAACCTGAATATTGCCAGTGTAACAACAGGCGGGGCATTAGCTCCAAAACAGGAAGGGTATCCCGTCGTCCTCTTCTCCCCTGGATTCGGTGTAGAACGCGATATGTATCTTGGATTAATTTCCAAGCTAGTCTCCAAAAACTACGTGGTAGTTACAATTAGCGCTCCGCATGAGTCCGTGTTCACCGTATTTCCAGATGGCAGCTATCTCAAGCAGGCACCAGAAATGGCGGAGCTGGCAAGCAGTGACTACACCAGCTGGTCCCGTCTGCTCCACAACCGGGTTCAATATATAAACGCAGTTATGAACGTTCTTGAGACGCTTAACTGCTCCGATGATGCTGAGCTCGCCGGGCTGTTCGACCTGGATAAGATTGCTGTCCTGGGACATTCGCTCGGAGGTGCCGCCTCCCTGGAGGCCGCCAAGCAGGATCACCGGATCAAGGCGGCTGTCCTGCTCGATCCCAGTTTTCACCTCATTCGCCGCGAAGACGTACAGTCTTCTGTTCCAGTTCTGCTGTTGCGGCAAGAAGCTTCGGCGTACCGGGAGATGGCAGCATCTATGAATGAGACCATTGCATCCGATTATATCGATGGGCAGCGCTATGCCTTCAACTCTCTGAACAATGCCTATTTTTATCGGGTAAAAGGGGCTCAGCACATGTCGTTTTCGGATATTCCGCTTCATTACGGTGATCAACACGCAATTCCCGTTCATGCCGTTACCGCAGAAGCTGCAACCGCATTCATGGAGGCGGTCTTTTGTAAGGGTGAGGTGGGCCGAATTTTCGCTTTACAGCCTGGAGAAACCGTCGTTCCCATCAACGCAGAGGGTGAACCTGTAGGAATTTAG
- a CDS encoding GNAT family N-acetyltransferase yields the protein MQLQIVKAPGTNDTSYVTNKMIEFNLKHFPDELKGRYQAVNLLLKDSDGNVYGGLTGEICWNWLEVQYLYVDEDYRKFGYGKKLLLEAEKMAKEKKCDFIKLDTLSFQALDFYLKQGFEVFGTIHNAGSHTHYYLKKELSQNS from the coding sequence ATGCAATTACAAATAGTGAAAGCGCCCGGCACAAACGATACATCTTATGTTACAAACAAAATGATTGAATTCAATCTCAAGCATTTCCCTGACGAATTGAAGGGCAGATATCAAGCCGTCAACCTTCTTTTGAAGGATAGCGATGGAAATGTATACGGCGGACTGACTGGTGAAATATGCTGGAACTGGTTAGAGGTACAGTATCTATACGTTGACGAGGACTACAGGAAATTCGGATATGGAAAAAAACTGCTGCTCGAAGCCGAAAAAATGGCCAAAGAAAAAAAATGTGATTTCATCAAATTAGATACCCTAAGCTTTCAGGCATTGGATTTTTACTTAAAGCAAGGGTTTGAAGTGTTCGGAACGATACATAATGCCGGCAGCCATACTCATTATTATTTGAAAAAAGAACTCTCTCAAAACAGTTAA
- a CDS encoding GrpB family protein: MKVRLSDYNPDWVNRYQEEASFLTTIFADEIVRFEHFGSTSVPGLKAKPVIDMMCIVKDIGQIDSYNDKMTLLGYDAGGEWGIPGRRLFRKGGEARTHHIHCYQADNPQIERHLVFRDYLRAHPSETARYSQFKQELADRFEDTSQYGPAKKAFVSSMEQQALSWYASLRSDAR; encoded by the coding sequence ATGAAAGTTAGACTAAGCGATTATAATCCGGACTGGGTTAACCGTTACCAAGAGGAAGCTTCGTTTTTAACTACAATATTTGCGGATGAAATCGTACGTTTTGAGCATTTTGGCAGCACCTCAGTGCCCGGTTTAAAAGCTAAACCCGTCATTGATATGATGTGTATTGTAAAAGACATAGGCCAAATCGACTCGTACAACGATAAGATGACACTGCTCGGATATGATGCAGGTGGAGAATGGGGAATTCCCGGAAGAAGGCTATTCCGCAAAGGCGGAGAGGCAAGGACGCATCATATTCATTGTTATCAGGCAGACAACCCTCAGATTGAACGGCATCTCGTGTTCAGAGATTATTTAAGAGCCCATCCGTCGGAAACGGCAAGATACAGTCAGTTCAAACAAGAATTAGCGGATCGCTTCGAGGATACCAGCCAGTACGGCCCGGCCAAAAAAGCATTTGTGAGCTCAATGGAACAACAGGCGCTTTCCTGGTACGCAAGCCTGCGTTCTGATGCGAGGTGA